A stretch of the Plasmodium berghei ANKA genome assembly, chromosome: 10 genome encodes the following:
- a CDS encoding DNA replication licensing factor MCM2, putative — protein MDDKKKVDDELESSKYDIDEEDLLDDEGRLNEEERQAELEGSDLFEEDDGFVFGEEDEKKEIQKLRNLGLDNDEYDEDFIDDEVDYEDNLKARRAAERNIQLQRKQEGRYQKNKFWKALENHLGDDEEEDIFDKVAEKVAKRRENLHLSSDETDIPDLSNLESAKICLSVNPKDVIFDERYQQAADTCFRYFLHRFSLKDSMGVNIEQSPHLEYNETENMNDFNQYYIGKIEKMILNDKHTLIVSAKHLIQFHCENLVQWIEFKPEQILEVLHECLMVEAYRISPKLYKGRICKVVLKDWPYSTQLRNLRCTELNTLIKVTGVCVKRGYVLPKLRVMYLKCNSCDTTLSEVPIYFSDGKKPVLPRRCPHCQSSTFSVDRIKTAYTDYQKITLQESPNSVPAGRAPRQREVVVTGDLVDKVKPGEEVEVLGIYKTKYDIGLNIKYGFPILQTEIEANNIERKEDIQLSELTDDDIKDIIKLSKDPNIRERIITSIAPAIWGHKDIKTSIAYALFGGVQKGGDKNNAKSNESSHFGIQNKDILNNFKGGHTIRGDINVLLLGDPGLGKSQVLQYIHKTNLRTIYTTGKGASAVGLTAGVRKDHTTNEWTLEGGALVLADEGICIIDEFDKMTDKDRVSIHEAMEQQSISISKAGIVTTLRARCAVIAAANPIYGRYDPTLTFKENVDLSDPILSRFDLITVLRDIPNVDEDFYLAEYVVTNHQLSHPKIENTQNYQKRIENLKNVIVSSSAYEPIPQDLLQKYIIYARTNCKPSLSDVPYAEISAKLSNFYSRVRQKASASGGYPLTLRHIESVIRIAEANAKMRLSQQIVSKDVDYAIATLLESYVSCQRFAVAKQLSKEFARYRALFRGGHEVLCELVRRAMQQTIQRENLKNVSARDFQNDTESGTENETEFLNPNNVFLPLNIFMKTAMQNKFSEYQIVNWMKSKVFNEHYSVIKRDNVEGIISKKFKV, from the exons ATGGAT gataaaaaaaaggtaGATGATGAATTAGAATCCAGCAAATATGACATTGATGAAGAAGATCTCCTCGATGATGAAGGGAGATTAAATGAAGAAGAAAGGCAAGCAGAGTTGGAAGGATCAGATTTATTTGAAGAAGATGATGGGTTTGTTTTTGGAGAagaagatgaaaaaaaagaaattcaAAAACTTCGAAATCTTGGATTAGATAATGACGAGTATGATGAAGATTTTATTGATGATGAAGTAGATTATGAAGATAATTTAAAAGCGAGAAGAGCTGCTGAAAGAAACATACAATTGCAAAGAAAACAAGAAGGACgatatcaaaaaaataaattttggAAAGCTCTAGAAAATCATTTAGGAGATGATGAAGAAGAAGATATTTTCGATAAAGTTGCTGAAAAGGTTGCGAAGCGACGAGAAAATCTTCATTTATCATCAGATGAAACAGATATACCAgatttatcaaatttagAAAGTGCAAAAATATGCTTATCAGTTAATCCAAAAGATGTTATATTTGATGAAAGATATCAACAAGCTGCAGATACATGTTttcgttattttttacatcgATTTTCTTTAAAAGATTCAATGGGCGTAAATATTGAACAATCGCCACATTTAGAATATAATGAAACtgaaaatatgaatgaTTTTAATCAATACTATATTGGAAAAATTGagaaaatgatattaaatgataaacaTACGTTAATTGTATCAGCAAAGCATTTAATTCAATTTCACTGTGAAAATTTAGTTCAATGGATAGAATTTAAACCTGAACAAATTTTAGAAGTTTTACACGAATGCTTAATGGTTGAAGCTTATAGAATATCTcctaaattatataaaggaAGGATATGTAAAGTTGTATTAAAGGATTGGCCTTATTCGACACAATTAAGAAATTTAAGATGTACAGAATTAAATACATTAATTAAAGTAACAGGTGTATGTGTTAAAAGAGGGTATGTGTTGCCAAAGTTAAGAGTCATGTATTTAAAATGTAATTCTTGTGATACTACTTTATCAGAAGTacctatatatttttcagaTGGAAAAAAACCTGTATTGCCTCGAAGATGCCCACATTGCCAATCTTCTACATTTTCTGTTGATAGAATTAAAACTGCATATACcgattatcaaaaaattacTTTACAAGAATCCCCCAATTCTGTACCAGCTGGTAGAGCACCTAGACAAAGAGAAGTGGTTGTTACTGGTGATTTAGTAGATAAAGTTAAACCAGGTGAAGAAGTTGAAGTTTTaggtatatataaaacaaaatatgacattggattaaatataaaatatgggTTTCCAATATTACAAACAGAAATTGAAgctaataatattgaaagAAAAGAAGATATACAGTTAAGCGAGTTAACAGACGATGATATTAAagatattattaaattatcaaaaGATCCAAACATAAGAGAACGAATTATTACATCCATTGCACCAGCCATTTGGGGTCATAAAGATATTAAAACATCTATTGCATATGCATTATTTGGTGGTGTTCAAAAAGGAggtgataaaaataatgcaaaAAGTAATGAATCTAGTCATTTCggtatacaaaataaagatatattaaataattttaaaggAGGACATACTATAAGGGGTGATATTAATGTATTATTGTTAGGAGATCCTGGTTTAGGGAAATCCCAAGTAttacaatatatacataaaacaAATCTAAGAACAATTTATACAACAGGTAAAGGTGCTTCTGCTGTTGGATTAACTGCGGGTGTAAGAAAAGATCATACAACTAATGAATGGACATTAGAAGGAGGGGCATTAGTTTTAGCAGATGAAGGAATATGCATTATTGACgaatttgataaaatgaCAGATAAAGATAGAGTTAGTATACATGAAGCAATGGAACAACAATCGATTTCTATTTCTAAAGCAGGTATTGTTACAACATTAAGAGCTAGGTGTGCAGTTATTGCAGCTGCAAATCCTATATATGGTCGATATGACCCTACACTAActtttaaagaaaatgtcGATTTATCTGATCCAATTTTAAGTAGATTCGATTTAATTACTGTTTTAAGAGATATACCTAATGTTGATGAGGATTTTTATTTAGCTGAATATGTTGTTACCAATCATCAACTAAGTCATccaaaaattgaaaatactcaaaattatcaaaaaagaatagaaaatttaaaaaatgtaatagtTTCATCTTCTGCATATGAACCAATACCACAAgatttattacaaaaatatattatttatgctAGAACTAATTGTAAACCTAGCTTATCAGATGTCCCATATGCAGAAATTAGCGCAAAGTTATCAAATTTTTACAGTAGAGTAAGACAAAAAGCTAGCGCATCTGGTGGTTACCCATTGACATTAAGACATATCGAAAGTGTTATCAGAATTGCTGAAGCAAATGCTAAAATGAGATTGTCTCAACAAATTGTTTCAAAAGATGTAGACTATGCTATTGCAACTTTATTAGAATCATATGTTTCATGTCAAAGATTTGCAGTAGCAAAGCAATTGAGCAAAGAATTTGCTAGGTATAGAGCATTGTTTAGAGGAGGCCATGAAGTTTTATGTGAACTCGTTAGAAGAGCTATGCAACAAACTATTCAAAGagaaaatttgaaaaatgtaTCTGCCAGAGATTTTCAAAATGACACAGAATCGGGTACAGAAAATGAAACAGAATTTCTGAACCCTAATAACGTATTTTTACCacttaatatttttatgaaaacaGCTATGCAAAATAAGTTCTCTGAATATCAGATTGTCAATTGGATGAAATCAAAAGTTTTTAACGAGCACTATTCGGTTATAAAAAGAGACAATGTTGAGGGAATAATAAGTAAGAAGTTTAAAGTTTAA